The Deinococcus deserti VCD115 region ATCTCCTGCCGGACAGTGACCGGTACCTCACCAAGCCCAGGAACGGCGCGGATTCGCACGGAATCAGCGTCATGACCCGGCATGAGCTGTCAGCCCTCCAGGGTATGCCGGAGGGAACCCTGATTCAGCCGTGGGTCGAGTTTGAGTACGAGGTGTCGTTTTACTATCTCAATGACGTGTTTCAGTACGCGCTGTACGCCCCGGACAATGAGCGGCGCTGGGCCCTTGAGCGGTATCTGCCGTCACCGGAAGACCTGGAGTTCTCCAGCATGTTTATCGAATGGAATGCCATGAAGCGCGGTATTCAGCGTGTGGATGCCTGCCGGACAACAGAGGGTCGCCTGCTGCTGGTAGAGCACGAGGACCTGAACCCTTTCCTGTCCCTGGACCTGCTGGACGAGGAAACCCGGCAGAACTTCGTGGATTCGCTGATTGAGGCGCTGAAGTCACTTGCACCGGAAGTCGACTGACAGGCGCGCAGGGGTTCTCGGACAGATTCGGTGGCTTGATCACCTGTTGGAGTTGCTGGGTGTAAATGGCGCATATGTCAGGGCTTGACGTGACCTGTCGTCAGTGTGCACGTCATACGAGGCTTCAGTGGCAACGGAGCAGCTCAAGGATAACGAACGCAGGCGATGGGCATTGGAGCCGTCCCTGAGCGGGGTCAAGGTCCGACGGCAGGCCCCTGAGTCTTGAATTGTGCTGCATCCTGGGCCTGGAATCCAAAGACCAACCCAGCAACAAGTACGGCCACGATGCCCGGGATGAACGCCCTGGCGGTGTGGTGTGACTGAGGGAAAAGTGTAGGCATCCACCCCCTTACGGTTCGGCCTGAACAGGAGTTCCCCCGTGCCGCAGGTCTGCACTCTCCGGCCACGACCTGTAATGGAATGCTGACGAACGCACAAAGGGAGCGCCAAGGTGCTCCCTTTATCGGTATGAGAGGTGCGCTCCAGACAACCGCCGTTTTTAAGAGTGATGTCAGGGTCAGGGCCGTATTCTGAATGAATGTTCCTTGCCCTGCGCCTGCATGCCGTGACCCTTGCCCAGGGTCTGGCGTGCGGCCCGGGGGTTCAATGGCGGAGGCGTGACTGCTCTGGCGCCCTGGCCGCATTCAGTGGCAGGTTGCATCAGGACGGTCTTGTATGATTCCCGAAGAGTTGCGTGTCCTGATCGTGGATGACGACGAGAGCGACGCCTTTCTGACGGAGGAGTTACTGCTGGAGATTGAAACCTGGTCGTGCCGGGTGGACTGGGTCAGCAGCGCGCACGAGGCGGAGACGCACTTCCGGGCTCAGATGCACGACGTGTACCTGATCGACTACCGCCTGGGAGCCAAGAGCGGGCTCGATGTGCTGGACCTGCTCAGGGCCTCCGGGTGTTCTGCCCCAGCCATTCTGCTCTCAGGGGTCGACAACCATGGGGTCGATATAGCCGGCATGCGTCTGGGCGCGGCCGACTACCTCGTGAAAAGCGGACTGAGTGCGGTGGTGCTCGAACGCGCGTTGCGTTACGCCCTGGAGCGCTCTCGCCTGCTGCGGGAGGTGCACCAGGCGCGTCAGGAAGCCGAGACGCTGTTCACACTTTCGGTAACCCTCGAGCGGTCCAACCGGGTTGAGGATGTGATGCGCGAGGCCTGCGCCCTGCTGGGCAGCGCGGTGGGGGTCGACGCCCTGCTGCTGTGGCAGGTGCGGGACGATCATGCTTTTCTGCTGCGCCTTCACGGCGAGGTGGGCACCGATTTTCTGGAGTACCGGCAGCGGGGCGTTCCCCGCTCCCCGGCCTTTATCTGGCAGGCGGTTGATGAGCACCAGCCGCTGTACGTTGAGCACGCTGCGGCCAGCCCGCTGGTCCTGCCGCTGTACAAGAAGGCCGGAGTCAGGAGTCTGGCGCATCTCCCTGTGGAAGTGAACGGCAAGGTATATGTGCTGTCCTCCCTGCGTCTGGGCAGGGAGCACTGGACCGTCGACGAGCGCCGGATGCTGGAAGCCGGAGCCCGGAGCATTGGCGTGGCCCTGGAGCGAAGGGAAAACCTGGAATTGCTGGCCACCGCTGCGTCGACGGATGTACTCACCGGGCTGGGAAACCGCCGGGCGTTTGATCAGGCGTTCGATGTGGCTCTGAACAGCGCGTCGAGGCATGGCGTCGAGGTCAGCGTGGTGTCGTTTGATCTGGACGGTCTCAAGGCGGTCAATGACCACGAAGGCCACGCCAGGGGAGATGACTTTCTGCGGGCATTTGCGCAGACGATGCGTGAAGGGCTCAGGCGCGAGGACCAGCTCTACCGCGTGGGGGGCGACGAGTTTGCGGCCATCTTGAATCACACGGGCGCAGCCGGGTCCGGGGCGGTTCTGCGCCGGGTGCGCAGGGCCGTCGACGCCCTGCGGGAGGCGGGCTTTCCGCAGGCGGACGTGAGTGCGGGCATTGCCTCGTACCCTGCGGAAGCCCAGACGCCAGGTGACCTGCTGCGCCTGAGTGACGAGCGGATGTACCGCCAGAAGGATGCCCACCGGATCCAGCAAGCCAAACGTTCGTGAGTCGAGGAGGCAGCGGCAAGCGCCCGCTGCCCATGCTGCGCCTTCATGTGTCTGACCAGACCGTACATGTTGAGCACTTCCGTGGTGCTTCCGGTTTTCAGGCGGGATCCATCGGTAAGGTGATCAATCCCCGGAGGCCAAGGAACGTCAGCACTGCGAGGAAGATCTTTGATCCGTAGAGATTCCACTCCGGCAGCGGCGGCGTACGCGTCAAGCTGGGCCTTCCTGAGGTCGGCGTAACTGTCAGGGCTGCCCGCGCAGCCGGTCCAGCGCCCGTCGCAGGCCCAGACCTGAACGAAGCAGACGTTGAAGTCACTGTACCTGTACCCGGCGTCGATGTAGCTGCCGTCCTGGGTTTGCACAGCCGCGTGGTGGGCAGGTCGGCGACCTTGATGATCTTCTCCCCGGATCCGAAGATCACCGCGCTCCTGCTGGCCGAAGCGTTGCCGAGCCCGCCGAGCAGCAGCACGGTCAGGCTACCTTCAGCTCACCCAGTGCCAGTCCAGCAGGTAGGCCGTGAACTCGCGAAGCATGAGTGACGCCGTCTCGCGGTCCTCGGCATCCAGCCCGCCCTGCCAGGCCGCAGAACGTTCGTCCGTCAGTGCGCTCAGCGGTGCGGCGCCGCCCAGAAAATCGTCCAGGTCCTCCAGCAGGGCTTCAAAGCGGGCCCGGTGCCAGGGTTGCTGGCGGGTGACCTCGTTCAGAAAGTCCTCCGCAGCGTGCTCCAGCCGTACCGTGCGTCCCACGATCCAGGGAGCCCTGGAGACCACGACACTCATGCCTGGCCCCTCCAGCCGGGGAAGCCCTCAATAGCCACCAGCGTGGGGCGAGGAATACGGGTCCCTTCCCTGGCGGCAAAGGTGCTGGTGAGCTTGTCCAGGCTCTCGCTGTCCTCGCCCGGGTGCTGCACTGCCAGAAACAGCGTCCTGCCGTCCGGGCTGAACACCGGGCCAGTCAGCTCAGCGTCCACCGGCCCGACGGCGAAGCGGTAGGCCTTGCCGGCATTAGGCCCCTCGGTGGGAAAAAAGAACATGGCGTTGTTGCCGTGAAAGGCCTTGATCGGATTGGTTCCGAGGTCGCTGTTGTCGGTGACCATCCAGAGGTTGCCGTAAGGGTCAAACACCAGGTTGTCGGGGCTGGCAAAGCCGCTCTGTGGCCCACCGTAGGCGAAGACCTCCCACAGGAAACTGGTGGCTGCCGGGTCACCTTCCTTTTCGCTCCAGCGGATGATCTGGCCGAAGAAGTTGCCGTGGCGGCTGTTGTTGGTCAGGGCGGCATAAATGTCGCCGGTGCGGGGATGGACTTCAATGTCTTCCGGGCGGTCGACCGGAGTGCCACCCACTGCCAGCGCCGCAGCCCGGGCGTCGGCCAGCACCTCGGCCTGCGAGGTGAACAGGGGCTTGTCGCCTGCTTTGGCCTCTCTCAGCTTCGAGTTGCGGGCATAGTCGAGCAGCACCCAGCTGCCGTTGCCGAAGTTGGCCACATACAGGTCGCCGTCCGCCAGCAGCTCACGGCTGGCGTTCCGGTCGGCCGGGTTGTACCGGTTGCGGCTGACGAATTTATAGATGCATGAATCCTGCATATCGTCGCCCATGTAGGCAACCACGCGGCCGTCACGGGCCAGGGTAACGGCCGCGTTCTCGTGGCGGAAACGGCCCATGCCGGTGCGCTTCTTGGGGGTCCAGGCCGGGTCGAACGGATCGATTTCTGTGACCCAGCCCTGATGGATGGCCTCGTAGCCGCTGCCCTCCCAGGACTTCTGATAGCCGTCAACGTTCTCCTCGCAGGTCAGCAGGGTGCCCCAGGGCGTCTGTCCGCCCGAGCAGTTGCCCACGCTGCCTTTCACCATCGTGGCTCCCTTCACGACGGCCGAGCCGCGTACCGGTCCCGTCAGTTCGATGGGAGTGAATGCATCGATACGGCGGTTGCGCGGGTCCATGACCATCTTCCACTCGCGGCCTTCCCGGCGCACCCGGACCACGCTAACACCGACGTCCTGCATCTCGGCCTGGATCTGCTTCGGGGTGCGTGCTTTGGTGTCTCCACCCACAAACATGGGGTTGGCGTACTCGTGGTTGATGGTCAGCAGGGCTTCGGTGCTGCTCTTTCCGCCCTGAAGCATGTCGATGGGGAAATACCCCACGTAATCATGGTTAAAGCCGATGGTCCGGCCGTCTGGCGTGAAGGTCTCTCCCCAGGGGGCCAGGACCTGATAGCGGTAGCCGCGTGGCAGCGTCAAGGCATCGGCGCCCGTGGGATCGATCGGCGTGAAGGGCGGGAAGGCTCTGGGCTGCACCTTCTGAGGATCCGTCGTCACCGGCGCGCCATTGTTGGCAGACGCCTGCGCGTCGCTGAACGCCACCGGCAGGCTGACTGCAGCGGCGGCGCCGGCAACAGTGCCCAGGGCGCTGCGGCGGGTGATCTGCTTGGACAGCAGGCGGTGCCAGATACTTGTTTCGACCGGTTGTTCCGTCATGGCCTGCATGCTCCTGACCTGTCGTCAGCCCAGCGTCAGGGCCGCCAGCCCGGCTTGCCGGTGAGCTACGGTGGGCACATGCAGATTCCGCAGCGCACTGCCGAAGTGCTGACCCATGCTGTCGCTCAGGGCCTGCCTGGGGCCGCCCTGGGCGTGGTCGACTCCGAGGGACGGCGAGACACGCTGGTTCTCGGACACGCCCAGACAGTTCCCGAGCCGGTCAGGCTGGATCAGGAGATGTGGTGGGATCTGGCCAGTCTGACCAAGCCGCTGTTCACGGCCCGACAGGTATTGCGCGCCACCGGCGAGGGGCGGCTGGACCTGGATGACCCGCTGCAGTCACACCTGCCGGATCTTGCCTGGATGCAGGGCAGTGCGCTCAACACCCGCACGCTGCGGCAGCTGATGACCCACACCGCGGGCCTCCCGGCCTGGGCCCCGATGTATACCTGGGGCGACACCGGAACCATCCGCGCCCGGCTGCTGCAGGAATCCTGGCAGATCGACGAACCCGGCGAGGTCCGGTATTCGGACCTGGGCTACCTGCTGCTGGGCCGGGTCCTGGAGCGCGTGTACGAACAGCCTCTGCGCGACTTCGGCCTTCCGGATGGCCTGACCTTCACGCCGGTCCCTGAGCGCAGCGTGGCCACCGAACGCTGTGCGTGGCGCGAGCGCGTCCTGCGCGGCGAAACCCATGACGAGAACGCTGCGGCGCATGGCGGCGTCGCTGGACACGCCGGGCTGTTCGGCACTCTTGGTGGAGTGCTGGCGCAGGCAGAAGCCCTGCTGCGTGGAACCTGGCTGAGCCCGGCGGCTCAGGCCGCCGCCATACGGTCCCACGCCCCAGGCCGCACTCTGGTATTCGTCCAGGCCCAGCCCGGCTGGAGCGGAGGCAGCCTGACCTCGCCCGGGGCCTTCGGTCATACAGGGTTTACCGGCACGGGTCTGTGGGTGGACCCCGAGCACCGGCTGGCCTGGGTGCTGCTCACCAACCGGGTGCATCCCAGCCGGCACGCGGGAACGGACATCCAGGCGCTGCGCCGCATGGTCGGAAATACCCTGCTGGGAGGCCTGACCTCATCCTATTGACGCGGGCCACTGGGTACACTTGCACAGTGAAACACAACCTTTTCCTGAGCATGCTCGCGGCGCTGGCCCTGGGCAGCGCCTCTGCCGCTCCATTGACCGTTACCGTTCTGCACACCGACGACCTTCACGGCCATCTCGACCCGGTCAAGGTCGGCGAGAACATGTACGGCGGCTATTCCCGTCAGGCCACGCTGCTCAAGCAGTTCACTTCGGCTGACCCCAACCCCCTGGTGCTCTCCGGCGGCGACACCTTCCAGGGAACCCTGTTCTACAACGTCTACAAGGGCCTGGCCGATGTGCTGTTTATGAACTACATGGGCTATCAGGCCATGGCCGTCGGCAACCACGAGTTCGACGATGGTCCGGCGGCGCTGGCCCGGTTTGCCCAGAAAGCGACCTTCCCGCTGTTGGCCAGCAACATCGACGTGAGCACTGAACCATTGCTCAAGGACCTGATCAAGCCCTACGCCGTGCTGACCGTGGGTGGTCAGAAGGTCGGCGTGATCGGGGCCGTGACCCCTGACCTGCCGCTGATCAGCAGCCCCGGCCCCAACGTCAAGATGCTCGAGCTGATGACCAGCCTGCGGAACAGCGCCGAGGCGCTTAAGGCCCAGGGCATCAACAAGATTTTCCTGGTGTCGCACCTGGGCTACACCCTCGAGCAGCAGGTGGCCGCCACCGTGCCGGGCATTGACGTGATTGTCGGCGGGCACTCACACACCCTGCTGGGCACCTTCAACAACAAGGACTTCCCCAAGTCTGAAGGCCCCTATCCGACCGTGGTGCCCAACCCGGACGGCAACCGCACCCTGATTGTCGCGGCCTGGGAATGGGGCAAGGTCCTGGGACGCATCAAGGTCAACTTCAATGACGGCGGTGCAGTCGACAGTTGGGAAGGCAACCCCGTGCCGGTGACGTCCGATATTGCCGAAGACCCCACAGCCCGCAAAATGATCCAGACCCTCAGTGTGCCGATCGCCAACCTGCGCCAGCAGGTCGTGGGCCAGACCACCACCGGCCTGAACGGCGCCCGCGAGGTCGTGCGCAAGCGCGAGAGCACCATGGGCAACCTGCTGGCCGACGCCGCGCTGGAAGCCACCCGCAAGGCCGGGGCCGTGATCGGGTTCCAGAACGGGGGAGGCGTGCGCGCCAGCATCGACAAAGGTCCCATCACCTTCGAGGAAGCCATCACGGTGCAGCCTTTCGGCAACACCATCAGTGTGCTCGACCTGACCGGGGCACAGATCCGCGCCGCCCTGGAGCACGGCGTGGCCACCTGGAGCGAGAACAAGGGCCAGTTCCTGCACGTGTCCAAGGGCATGAGCTACACATTCGACCTGGCGCGGCCTGCCGGCAGCCGGGTGACCAGCGTGACCCTCAACGGACAGCCGCTCTCGGACACGCAGGTGTACAAGGTGGCCATGAATAACTTCACCGCGGGCGGTGGAGACGGCTTTACTATGTTCGCGGGTGCCCGGCGCCTGGACACCGGCACCCTGGACGTGGACGTGCTGGTCAATTACCTGAAGGCCAACAGCCCGGCTGACGCCCGGAACGAAGGCCGGATCGTGATCCTGAACGAGCCCAAGTAAGACGGATTGAACTCAGGCCAGTGACCGCGCCGCACCCGAAAGGGCGGCGCGGTTCGTTGGTTCGGCCCTGGGGATCTGGCGTCAGGAGTATGCGGGTCAGGGACGAGCCGCCTGCAGGCTCACGCCACCCAGCCGCCTACTCCTCAGGAAGATCCGCTGCCGGCAACCTCAGGCAGAAGGTGGTGCCGTCGGGGCCGGTGCTCTGAACCTCCAGGCTGCCGCGCAGCTGGGCCGCGATCCACTGGGCGATGGACAGGCCCAACCCCGCGCCGCCGGGCTCACGCTGCCGGGCCGGGTCAGCGCGGTAGAAGCGCTCGAAAATGTGGGCCTGTGCCTCGGGCGGAATGCCGCTGCCCTGGTCCTTGACCGTCAGCAGGACATCGTTGCCCTCCTCGCCAAGACAGACCGTGACGGTGCTGCCTTCGGGGGTGTACTTGGAGGCATTGTCCAGCAGGATCAGGAGCAGCTGTTTCAGTCGGTCATGGTCACCCGACACCATGTAGGGCCGGTCCTCCGCGCGCAGGTCCAGATTCAGTCCTGGGGCCAGCAGGCGCGCGTCCCGCAGGGCTTCCAGTGCTGCCGCCCGTAGAGAGACCGGGCGGCAGGCCAGCTGCACGCCGGCGTCGCTGCGGGCCAGCAGCAGCAGGTCCTCGACCAGGCGGCTCAGGCGCGACGTTTCCCGTTCAATGTCGCCCAGCATCTCCTCGCGCTCGGCGGGGTCCAGGTGCGGGTGACGGCGCAGCAGCTCCAGGTTGCCGCGCATCACCGTCAGCGGCGCGCGCAGCTCATGGGAAGCGTCTCCGACGAAGCGCTGCTGGGATTTCCAGGCGGTTTCCAGGCTGTCGAGCATGCCGTTGAACGTGATGGCCAGCCGGCCCAGCTCATCGCGGGTGCCGCCAGTCTTGACCCGGCGTCCGAGGTCACGGCTCTGGGCGATGGCGCGCGCCGCCCGGGTCAGGCGGTCCACCGGGCGCAGCGCCGAACCGGCGACCCACCAGCCGATGAGCAGCACGGCCAGCACCGAGAGCACCACCAGCTGGATCAGCAGCCGGGCGAGCGCACGTGCGCCCTGATCCAGCCGGCCCAGCGGTGTCAGCGCCTCCACATAGCCGATGGTGATGTTGCGGGGGGAGTCCACGCGCACCACGTAGCGTCGCCAGCGCTGGCCATCGACCATCATGGTGCCGAAAGCGCCGTTGGGACTGGGCGGGACGTGGGCGCTCGTGAGCGGCAGGGGCAGCAGGTCGAGGTATGCGGGCGGCGCCGGGGCAGAGAGCGGGCGCTGGGGCCGGCTCTCGGGCAGCCCGGGGTCACTGGGTGAGCGGTACATCAGTTCACCTGTGGGGGCGTAGCTGCGCAGCACCATGACCGTACCGCCCTTGGTCGGCACGCTGGTGTCGGTTTCAAACGCGTAGGACCGGCCGTAAGTGCGCATGCCGGACTCCACCAGCTGGGCACTGACCACCAGAATGCGGTCGAGCGCCAGAAACTGCTCGGTCACTGAGGTGGTGTAGCCGACCAGCCCCACCGCCATCAGGGTCAGGGCACACAGCGTGCCGTACCACAGGCTCAGCCGCAGCCGCAGTGTCACGGCCTACCCCTGGCGCAGGACGTACCCGACCCCGCGAATGGTGTGAATCAGCCGGGTCTGGCCGTCGCCTTCCAGCTTCTGACGCAGCTGCTTGACGTAGGTCTCGACCACATTGGGATCCCCCAGGTACCCCAGGCCCCAGGCCCGGTCGAGCAGCACCGATTTGGACTGCACCCGTTCGGGCTGCTCCATGAACGCCTGAAGCAGCCGGAACTCCTGGGCTGTCAGGGTGATTTCCCGCCCGTCACGGCTGACGCTGTGGCCTGCCGGGTCCAGGGTGAGGTTTCCGAAGCGCAGCACGGCCGGGGCGTCGGTCTCGCGCCGGCGCAGCTGCGCCCGCACCC contains the following coding sequences:
- a CDS encoding diguanylate cyclase domain-containing protein; amino-acid sequence: MIPEELRVLIVDDDESDAFLTEELLLEIETWSCRVDWVSSAHEAETHFRAQMHDVYLIDYRLGAKSGLDVLDLLRASGCSAPAILLSGVDNHGVDIAGMRLGAADYLVKSGLSAVVLERALRYALERSRLLREVHQARQEAETLFTLSVTLERSNRVEDVMREACALLGSAVGVDALLLWQVRDDHAFLLRLHGEVGTDFLEYRQRGVPRSPAFIWQAVDEHQPLYVEHAAASPLVLPLYKKAGVRSLAHLPVEVNGKVYVLSSLRLGREHWTVDERRMLEAGARSIGVALERRENLELLATAASTDVLTGLGNRRAFDQAFDVALNSASRHGVEVSVVSFDLDGLKAVNDHEGHARGDDFLRAFAQTMREGLRREDQLYRVGGDEFAAILNHTGAAGSGAVLRRVRRAVDALREAGFPQADVSAGIASYPAEAQTPGDLLRLSDERMYRQKDAHRIQQAKRS
- a CDS encoding PhoX family protein, encoding MTEQPVETSIWHRLLSKQITRRSALGTVAGAAAAVSLPVAFSDAQASANNGAPVTTDPQKVQPRAFPPFTPIDPTGADALTLPRGYRYQVLAPWGETFTPDGRTIGFNHDYVGYFPIDMLQGGKSSTEALLTINHEYANPMFVGGDTKARTPKQIQAEMQDVGVSVVRVRREGREWKMVMDPRNRRIDAFTPIELTGPVRGSAVVKGATMVKGSVGNCSGGQTPWGTLLTCEENVDGYQKSWEGSGYEAIHQGWVTEIDPFDPAWTPKKRTGMGRFRHENAAVTLARDGRVVAYMGDDMQDSCIYKFVSRNRYNPADRNASRELLADGDLYVANFGNGSWVLLDYARNSKLREAKAGDKPLFTSQAEVLADARAAALAVGGTPVDRPEDIEVHPRTGDIYAALTNNSRHGNFFGQIIRWSEKEGDPAATSFLWEVFAYGGPQSGFASPDNLVFDPYGNLWMVTDNSDLGTNPIKAFHGNNAMFFFPTEGPNAGKAYRFAVGPVDAELTGPVFSPDGRTLFLAVQHPGEDSESLDKLTSTFAAREGTRIPRPTLVAIEGFPGWRGQA
- a CDS encoding serine hydrolase domain-containing protein, which produces MQIPQRTAEVLTHAVAQGLPGAALGVVDSEGRRDTLVLGHAQTVPEPVRLDQEMWWDLASLTKPLFTARQVLRATGEGRLDLDDPLQSHLPDLAWMQGSALNTRTLRQLMTHTAGLPAWAPMYTWGDTGTIRARLLQESWQIDEPGEVRYSDLGYLLLGRVLERVYEQPLRDFGLPDGLTFTPVPERSVATERCAWRERVLRGETHDENAAAHGGVAGHAGLFGTLGGVLAQAEALLRGTWLSPAAQAAAIRSHAPGRTLVFVQAQPGWSGGSLTSPGAFGHTGFTGTGLWVDPEHRLAWVLLTNRVHPSRHAGTDIQALRRMVGNTLLGGLTSSY
- a CDS encoding bifunctional metallophosphatase/5'-nucleotidase, producing the protein MLAALALGSASAAPLTVTVLHTDDLHGHLDPVKVGENMYGGYSRQATLLKQFTSADPNPLVLSGGDTFQGTLFYNVYKGLADVLFMNYMGYQAMAVGNHEFDDGPAALARFAQKATFPLLASNIDVSTEPLLKDLIKPYAVLTVGGQKVGVIGAVTPDLPLISSPGPNVKMLELMTSLRNSAEALKAQGINKIFLVSHLGYTLEQQVAATVPGIDVIVGGHSHTLLGTFNNKDFPKSEGPYPTVVPNPDGNRTLIVAAWEWGKVLGRIKVNFNDGGAVDSWEGNPVPVTSDIAEDPTARKMIQTLSVPIANLRQQVVGQTTTGLNGAREVVRKRESTMGNLLADAALEATRKAGAVIGFQNGGGVRASIDKGPITFEEAITVQPFGNTISVLDLTGAQIRAALEHGVATWSENKGQFLHVSKGMSYTFDLARPAGSRVTSVTLNGQPLSDTQVYKVAMNNFTAGGGDGFTMFAGARRLDTGTLDVDVLVNYLKANSPADARNEGRIVILNEPK
- a CDS encoding sensor histidine kinase is translated as MTLRLRLSLWYGTLCALTLMAVGLVGYTTSVTEQFLALDRILVVSAQLVESGMRTYGRSYAFETDTSVPTKGGTVMVLRSYAPTGELMYRSPSDPGLPESRPQRPLSAPAPPAYLDLLPLPLTSAHVPPSPNGAFGTMMVDGQRWRRYVVRVDSPRNITIGYVEALTPLGRLDQGARALARLLIQLVVLSVLAVLLIGWWVAGSALRPVDRLTRAARAIAQSRDLGRRVKTGGTRDELGRLAITFNGMLDSLETAWKSQQRFVGDASHELRAPLTVMRGNLELLRRHPHLDPAEREEMLGDIERETSRLSRLVEDLLLLARSDAGVQLACRPVSLRAAALEALRDARLLAPGLNLDLRAEDRPYMVSGDHDRLKQLLLILLDNASKYTPEGSTVTVCLGEEGNDVLLTVKDQGSGIPPEAQAHIFERFYRADPARQREPGGAGLGLSIAQWIAAQLRGSLEVQSTGPDGTTFCLRLPAADLPEE
- a CDS encoding response regulator transcription factor; its protein translation is MSPRILVIDDDAGVRSLLQRGLSYEGFLVETAADGETGLAAVRDRPPDLVILDVMLPGLDGLEVLSRLRRVDANLPVVMLTARDRPDEQVRGLERGADDYVTKPFSFDVLAARVRAQLRRRETDAPAVLRFGNLTLDPAGHSVSRDGREITLTAQEFRLLQAFMEQPERVQSKSVLLDRAWGLGYLGDPNVVETYVKQLRQKLEGDGQTRLIHTIRGVGYVLRQG